The window TTTAAGGCAATAAAGAAGGgtatacttttattaaatttataaataaatattatatctattctaaaatgtctaaaatatatATCCTCCACCGCCTTCTTGAAgtcaaaaaagaaattttttaaaataaaaacaaaacccaggaaagtaactttgaataaaaacttatttctgttatttttaaaacagttttctgtatttttttttttcttccttttttattattattatttttttttacaaatcaaaCAGGCTTTAAATGAACCAAAATAAAGTAGTACCAGTACATAAGACAGACACAACTGTAAGATATATACATAGTAGTTACCAAATTGGGTTACAAaatcaagataaaaaaataaataaataaataaaaaataaaaataatgaaaataaataaataaaatacatttacatgacTTTGCAAAGGAgttgtaaaatattataaatcattaaactcagtaaaaaaaattagctaGTGTAATAGCCTTATTACTCGAAAGGGTACACAAAGATGAGGTATTAATTTTAAGATCATTTATGAAATGAGGAAAGGAAGGTGGAGTTTTCAAAAACCTACATTTGTGAATAAAAAATTTACCACAACAAAGAAGGTTGTTAACCAAAAAGTGTTGTGTACAATCTTTTTTAAACACTCCAAActtaatttgtttataatttataaggTTAATCTGAATATTGACACAGGACATTCTATTTTCTAAATGAGACCAAAACAGCTTTGAATGAATACAGTTGAAGAAAATGTGCTCAGTAGTTTCAATATCACTTTCACAAAATTGACAAGAATTTTCTTCAATATTAAATAATGACCTAAGGAATTCTTTTGATGGATATAcatcattcattattttaaactgaAGCTCTTTTACTTTTGGGAAAATTGGAAAAGAGAGGTAACTTATTCTTAtctcttttaaatcttttgaatcaaattccttaaaaatatGGTGACGTCTAAGTCGATTTGGGGAAAGtctattaataaaaacacttcTTAACAACAAGTTGGTACATTTTTGATCTCTAATAGAATAAGAACCCAAACACAGAGATGGAAAAGAGAATGTCACAGAATAGTGAAACAGAATTCCTTTGAGAAATAATACCATACTAGTTTTctgtatttaattgtttgtttgtttgatgttGCGTAATCAAACCGCGTCGCTCACGTCTCATAGTTACAGCGCATGCGCGACACTTTTACGCATGCGCAGTACAAACACGCAGGTGCATCATATCAGATGGTCCAACATGGCGGCAGCGCCCGGGTCTGTAGGACGAGCCTCAGCGCGAGAAAACTCTTCGTCTGTCGCCGCTGCTTTTGACTTGTCCGAGCCGCCGGTTATAGACGGCTTCAGTCCTCTCCCGCGTCCCAGAGAGGAGGGCTTCAGAGACAAATTCATCCGGAAAACCAAGGAAAACCCGTTTGTCCCTATCGGTAAGTTACAACAAACAAAACGAGTTTTAGTTTAATAAAGACTCCGAGGCTGCTGTTAGTGTTAATAACACTTTAATAAAGTTTAACTCAGAGGTCTGTTTTAGCTAAAGTTGAAGCGTTGCTCTGAAGTTGTTTTTGTCCTTCCTGGGACGCTGTTTAAGTCTGTGGCTAAACTGTGACCTCTGAACAATAACATTGCAGTGTTTGGATCATTACTGAGTCTAaccgtttaaattacattatttttgcaATATGAAATATAATGTACGCATGACACTATAATGACTTTCATAATTATGAAAACATTTGCTGTGTtcacaagtttgtttgttttcttcatgTGAATTTGTCTAATTGAGTTCTACAGCGCGCCCCCTACTGGAATCGTCTGGTAACACGCATAGTATATCTtccaagtacagtatgtgaacagATAGGCCAAGTTATTACGTGAAAGCAGGGcttaatatacaaaaaaatgtatacacacttcaggaaaagaaaaacatgtataaatattttaatactaaatgtattgctttATATTGTAGATTGATGTATATGAtattatgatgataataataatattagtaatataaataaatcatactatttttcttttcctgaactgtgaatatttttttttttaactgacactgtattaaagtttttatttctgGCTTAAAAGATCAGACACAAACGTTGTGTATTAAAATGAGATAAGTGCACTGCAAAGGGCTGAACATTTACGAGAGGGAACAGATTGTTCCTAAACATTTGTTTCCCTTCCTGTTTGACCCAGAGGGATTTATTGATGTGGACAAGACTCCCACAAGAAAACAATCCAAAACAGGAAATGGCTGGGTAAAATCAGGAAAACGGTCTTTCAATCCCCAAACACAAATCTGAGATGTTTAATATGCACCTGAACTTCTCCTGGTCCTTACATAAGATATTCAGTGACTTTGTGTAGTGTTACCGTCTGAGACTgtataaattcttaaaatttaCGGAAAATAGCTTCTGACATTGattatattatttcttattatataaTCATGAGCTATTCATGAGAACCTTAACCTGAATGAAACTGGTGGTCAAAGGAAAGCCGTTACTGCGAAGCAAGAAACAGTCGATTCTTTCATTGTGTCGATATGAAGCATGGTCGTGGTCGCAtcacattttagttttttaactgCATGGAAGTAAATGATGGTTAAGGTAAAGAAATTTTGAAGAGATTCGAGACTGAGGCAGAGGAACACCTAACAGGACGACGAGTCTGATCATGCTCATCTAGATTAGTTCAACCACACGGCTCTGTTTGATCTAACAAAGAAGAAAGAACGTGCAGAAATCTCCAGATCCAGATGTGCCAAGCTGATAATTTCCTCCtggttttatgtattttttggatCTTTCATGATTTACTCTCCACACCAGCGTATAGCGTGTTCCTTTGTTCAGCATGCAACAAATGACCTTGGGATTCATCTCCGAAGTGTTTACTTTAATAATTTGAATAAGGACATGACCAAAAGAATAACTGATCAGACTTGTATGctttgtatatgtatgtataaaattgtgttgttttttgctCCTCAGGTTGCCTGGGCACCGCGGGAGCACTGATGTACGGTCTCCGCGCCTTTAAACAGGGGAAGACCCGCCAGTCCCAGTTGCTCATGCGCACTCGGATCTTCGCCCAAGGGTTCACCGTCGTCGCCATTATCGTGGGCGTCGCAGCAGCGGCAATGAAACCCAGACAGTAACACGTGGGCTTCGGAGTTGGAATCCGCCTGCACATCTTCCTCACACGAGTGACCGCAACTGACTGATTTACTCTTTTAAACAAGTGTTTTTCAGTCGGCTCTGGTTGAAGCCTGTGTATAATGGCTAAGTGCTGAGAGAGTGTGGATAGACGTTAATTTTTCAcctatttttctttctaaatgtTATACAATTTTAcagctttatatttttttctgtaaaatttcAGACAGAGTGTCTGATATAtataaagtgaataaataagttGAGTTTTGCACTGGAGATTAGTGACATTAAGCCTGAGAGACTAAGACTACCTATAAGGTACAGCAATCACCAGGAAGCACCCGATACAATATCATCGCTTTCTGTTGcgattctgtaaatatcatgattcgatatttttttttttacattttgttacgACTCTAAACAAACTTCAATTCGCTCCCACGGCACAGGATGCTTTGCTACctgaaaatgtgtgaataatgtaaaagtgcaccacctgtaggattacagCGGAATTACATTATGGAATTGCCACCTCaatcatatataaataaaagaaatatattaaaatcaatTTTGTAGTCAGTTTATCACATCTGTACTAGCTATAATTTCGTTACACATCTAAGAAGTGATGTTTCAATTGAAACTTTATCAATGCTGTGCAAATTCGGTATGACTCAATAAAGCAACAAATCTTCTCACATAAGCTCGGATGTTTCCTTGGACCAATCCAGTCACACTTAGGGTGTAAAGGTTCTTCAGGTCCAGATTGCAATCAGAACCACgtcttatttttaatttattcataagaaaacccttttaaaaatgcaatttgaCCTTGATGTGACCTTGACCCTGTTTGgatcaatttttaaaaaatctaatgaatacATCTAGGGTGACTTGATataaattgtacaaaaacagGCATCGAGTTCCTGCACATGAGTGCACAAAGCTGTTGCTAAGATACAGGTAGTTCctaatgatagaaaatgtctgtcctgtaaagctgtcctgattgttaataatcctaattttggaaaatccttaacaaaacacagaattttccaatacagtgaaaaacagctctgagacaaaaacGGCGTCTCTGATTCCCCTtgtgatttaaaggcgcagagacaacactgttacatttcacaaTCAAGATTAATTTTCTTCGGCgattatggtttttggccacatgttggcagtgtggggaacagggacagatttagtcaaccGGATTGGTATTCTTTAAATCGTATATCCATGTCAAAGGCAtaaaagactcactttgtcggacttcagaacaaatccaacttacaAAGATGCTCCCATAATCTCATtcataagtcagggactacctgtatatgAATGCTTGGAATagcttattttttgtttctattgctaaaatgttttgaTGGTAAAGTTTCTCATagttataacaaaaaaagttgaataAACAGTCTTAACCATGAAAAAcagtttgttgattttttttttttattgagttgTGCATGTcagaactgcatttattttcagAAATATTCCCTTACAATTTTGCGTAAACCTCTACCATGTCCTAACGTTAGGCTAAAAGTCTCTCTAACCACGTGAAATACACCTGAGATGACCAtccagacaaaaaaagaaaagaaaaaaaaaaaacacacacctaactcaAAGCAAAGGTGCTTTTCAATCTCCAAGAACTGTCTGGAAAATCGTCCCgttatactatttttttttatttatctagtaATCAGGCATGGATGTACAGTCTTTGGCAGCCGGTAAAACCACAATCTGTCGCACAAGCACAACAGAGCTGGTCCTCTGCAAGGCAAGtaaatttcaattttttttaaaagagatctATCTTGAAGAAAAAGGCCTCAAAGCTGGGAAATATAAATAGCTGTAACACTTTTACATCTGCTTAACTGATGATATCGGAGATGGAATACTAATTAAGGCGAAGCCTGGTAACAGTTCCAATACAGGATGCAAGGTGTGTctgaaaggaataaaacaagACCACCAGTAATAAATAATCCACTAAACACGTACAGTATAACCTATCTGAATATAACTGCTAGCTAGTTTCTGGAAACATTCGAATTAAAGTATGGAATAAAAGTCTAGTACTGTATTATCATCATAATCAACCTTCAGAAAAGTTGCTAAACATGCAGTAAGCACTATTCCGAGCAACAGTACGAGTATACTGgaggaaaggaagaaaattaAACGAATCTCGTTTCTGCCGTTGATTTTCGATTCTTAGCTTGATCAGAAGCAATTAAAAAGCGCAATAAAGTTTATTCACAACCATCTTCCGATTGTGTCTTTCTGCTATTTAGTAAATCTaattaaagcacatttttccccCAAACTGGTCTTCGGTGACCAGAGCCCAAGACGGTCCACGAGTTTTTAATGGCTCAGAAAAAGagctttttgtctgtttgtcggCGTTTTGTCTCATCGAGTCGTCTCTTCTTGGTAAAAGAAGGCTGACTCGCATTGCGTAAGATAGTGGAATGTTTCCAtggaaatgtcttttttttacttccataTAAAGTAAGAGTACTTAGAGTGCTTTTCTTAATTTGTAAgatttaaattagcattttcAGGTAAACATCAACAATCATGGTGTAAAATCTAGTTAAGCTgagaggggaagaaaaaaaaaaaagtcaacggACCGTTCAGGAGTCAAAAGTCGCCCTTTGTGAAAATTGAACGATCACTAATCTGTAGGAAGATTTCGTCAATTTAAATTGTTGGCTCGAGTGGAGACTGAAGAACAGACACGGCATCATATTATTGTCATCGTTCTGGGTGTCTCCGGAGGACCAGTTTGGGAAGCACTGCACTACAGAGAGCctggtaatattaataataatgatataataagTGTTAATATAAGGCGAATCAAATTAAATACTATGAAATTCAGCATCCTGTTCCTTATAAAATAGTTTTGCTAAACACTGAACATCTGACTATTGAGGCGGTTGTACTGCATTTGTTATTCATCAAAATCCTGATATATCGAACACGTCTCAAGTGCAGTCGGGGAATCAGTCCTGCCTTTTTGTCCAGACAGAGTCTCACGTGTGTCAGGATAATTTatgttcttaatttttttttattattttgctctACAGAGTCTGATGTTCACACTCCTGCATTCGACCCTCAACTAGCCTTGTCATGTGGTGCGGTTCTGTTtcttgtatatataaaaaaacaaacaaacccttAAACGATTCAGAAAAATGCTTTTCAGTCAGTTGATACAGATTATATgtaacagaaagagaaaaaaaaacaccaagttTCAATACACCATACACCTTACATGAtagacaagaaagaaaaaaaaattaaattcaactGTTTAGTGTGTGATAAAATAAAGTGCCAGAATGACAGGACAGTACAGGACAGGGAGAGATACATGACGAGGGGAAGAGAAGAGAATGGTTGAGACGTGATGCGAAGTGAAGTGAGACGAGGCCTTTAGCGAGCCAGCGGCGTCTGTTTCAGCGAAATGAGGACCGAGCGCATTCGGGAGACGTCCTTCGTCTGGCGGCTCGTCTTAGGGTTGAAGTCGCATAGCCGCGCCACTTTCTCCCACTCGGTGCCGGGGCTGTCGTCGTCACACTCCTTCAGGAAGGCGTCCTCTgatgctctacacacacacaatataataaTCAGGACAGACACATTAATGATCCTTTCACGACAAAAAACAGAACCCATGCCATGCAATTCACCACCACTAAtacaaaaaacttaaaaatataatactaataataatgaaaaaacccacaaatgaCAAATTTTCAAGTAATTAATGAACCACGTTGAAGGAGACATGCAGTTTAAGAACATAGCGAGAACTTTAGATACTCAGCAAGAAGACCTTATGCTCACCCAAGCGGGCGACCTAAAGTAACCTTTCAGATTTTCTTAGTTAATGCCAATTTATTAGTTTCGAAACATCTGACATCACCACTagcaaatttctttttattatttctatgaaaattttttttttaatggattgaTCGATTGATTATTCTGAGAAAAGCTGACTGCGAGTCTCTTGCTGTGTATTTGATTAAGGAGGGGGCAGGGCGGGGTGGGGAGGGGCGAGGTAATGATGTCATTTTCCCGGATTTGTCCTTCAGTGGACAAAAAGATGTGTGACCAGAGACGTACACAAAGCCTATCACATCCGAGTTGGGTTGTTTGTAGAAAGCCTTATCAGCGATCCTAATGCGCAAGCAGGCAAAGGGAGAAAAGAggaacaaacagaaacacacaaaagaaaaggaaaaagagagagaaagagtcaaTTTTACACAAAGTTAGACATTAATGAAGGCGGAGAATGGTTATGTTGTGAGAAATATTAATGAAAGATTTCTAAGGTTAGTTGGCTAAAACAGCAGCTGTGCTTTTCAGTCTTGTTTTCAGGGAAACAGATAAATCTTACCTAAACAACTAAATTATTGTTTACTGTATGAACTGcagttgtgaaaaaaaataccgAACATGAAGAGAACATGCCGTAAATCGCGCTCCAATTTCCAACCACTAGTATCGTTAAAAGCATCAAATCAAACCTGTGTTCCTGTCTCAGAGCTCAATTGCTCGATGATGAAGAAACAAGCGCTACGGCTTCTTTAGGTTCAGAGCTAATGGAATACGTTTCCGTGACAGA of the Clarias gariepinus isolate MV-2021 ecotype Netherlands chromosome 16, CGAR_prim_01v2, whole genome shotgun sequence genome contains:
- the higd2a gene encoding HIG1 domain family member 2A, mitochondrial; this encodes MAAAPGSVGRASARENSSSVAAAFDLSEPPVIDGFSPLPRPREEGFRDKFIRKTKENPFVPIGCLGTAGALMYGLRAFKQGKTRQSQLLMRTRIFAQGFTVVAIIVGVAAAAMKPRQ